The genomic region AAACTGGCCACAGTAACCGATCTTTGTTTTACTCTTAGTCATTTCATAATGAGTTGTTATTCTCTGAAACTATTTTATGCACTTTTGCTGCTTTTATTGCATGCTGCAGTATCCATTCTTGGATTCAACAGCCTTCCCAATAGCGCAGAAATTAAGTGCATTCAGACTGAGAGACAAGCACTCCTCAACTTCAAACATGGCCTCATAGATGGCTATGGCATTCTCTCTACATGGAGTGACGATGACAGTAACAGAGACTGTTGCAAATGGAAAGGCATTCAATGCAACAATCAAACTGGTCATGTTGAGATGCTTCATCTCCGTGGTCAGGATACACAATATTTGAGAGGTGCAATCAATATCTCTTCATTGATTGCCCTTGAAAATATTGAACACTTGGATCTCAGCTCTAATTCTTTTCCATGGAGTCATATCCCAGAACACATGGGCTCGTTCACCAACTTAAGATATCTCAATCTCTCtgattgttattttattggGATTATTCCTTATGATATTGGAAAGCTTACACATTTACTGTCTCTTGATCTAGGTAAGAATCTTTATCTCTATGGACAAATCCCTTATCAACTTGGAAACCTTACACATTTACAATATCTTGATCTAAGTGATAATGATCTAGATGGGGAACTCCCTTATCAACTTGGAAATCTCTCACAGTTGAGGTATCTTGATCTTGCGGGGGGGAATTCATTCTCGGGAGCACTCCCTATCCTGATTGGGAATCTTCCTTTGTTGCACACTCTTGGACTTGGTGGCAAATTTGATGTGAAATCTAAGGATGCAGAGTGGTTGACTAATCTTTCTTCCTTGACAAAACTTAGGCTAAGTTCACTACACAACCTTTCCTCTTCTCATCACTGGCTACAAATGATCAGCAAGCTTATTCCAAACTTAAGAGAGTTGAGGCTAGTTGGTTGTTCTCTTTCAGATACAAATATTCAATCTCTGTTTTATTCACCTTCCAACTTTTCCACTGCTCTTACCATCCTTGATCTTTCTTCAAATAAGCTCACATCCTCAACATTTCAACTGTTGTCAAACTTTCCTTCTCTTGTTATCCTTGACCTTTCCTATAATAATATGACATCATCAGTCTTTCAAGGTGGTTTCAACTTCAGTTCAAAACTTCAAAATCTTGATTTGCAAAATTGTAGTCTTACGGATGGAAGTTTTCTTATGTCATCTTCTTTCATTATGcgttcttcatcttctcttgtttcCCTTGATCTCTCCTCAAATCTgttgaaatcatcaactatatttTACTGGCTCTTTAACTCCACCACCAATCTTCATAACCTTGTCCTTGATTATAACATGTTAGAAGGTACCATTCCAGATGGATTTGGGAAAGTAATGAACTCTCTTGAAGTTCTTGACCTCTACGGTAACAAACTGCAAGGCGAGATTCCATCTTTCTTTGGTAAAATGTGCGCATTGCAGGGGTTACGGCTCTCAAATAACAAGTTGAACGGGGAATTCTCTAGCTTCTTCCGAAATTCTTCATGGTGCAACAGAGACATATTTACGAGGTTGGATTTATCTTATAACCGGTTGACTGGCATGTTACCTAAAAGCATTGGTTTGCTATCAGAGTTGGAGCTTCTTTTCTTGGATGGGAATTCTTTGGAGGGTGACGTCACTGAATCCCATCTTTCtaatttttccaaattaaaattCTTGTCCCTATCAGAGAACTCGTTGTCTCTGAAATTAGTCCCGAGTTGGGTTCCTCCATTCCAATTAGAAAAATTGGAACTCAGTTCTTGCAAGTTGGGCCCCACTTTTCCTAGTTGGCTCAAGACTCAAAGTTCTTTGTTTTGGCTTGATATTTCTGATAACGGGATTAATGACTCTGTACCAGACTGGTTTTGGAATAACTTGCAAAATATGATGTTATTAAATATGTCTCACAATTATATCATTAGTGCAATTCCTAATATATCCTTGAAGCTTCCTTTCAGACCATTTATACATCTGAAATCGAATCAGTTTGAGGGTAAAATTCCGTCATTTTTACTACAAGCTTCCCATCTGATTCtctctgaaaataatttttcagatTTGTTTTCATTCTTATGTGACCAAAGCACAGCTTCAAATTTGGCCACTTTAGATTTATCACGCAATCAAATAAAGGGGCAACTGCCAGATTGTTGGAAATCAGTAAAGCAATTACTGTTCCTTGATTTAAGCAGCAACAAATTGTCAGGGAAGATTCCTATGTCCATGGGCGCCCTTGTTAATATGGAAGCCTTGGTTTTACGAAACAATGGTTTAATGGGTGAGTTGCCTTCTTCTTTGAAGAATTGCAGCACTTTATTTATGCTGGACCTGAGTGAAAATATGTTGTCGGGTCCAATACCATCATGGATTGGAGAAAGTATGCAGCAATTGATAATCTTGAACATGCGAGGAAATCACTTCTCAGGAAATCTACCCATTCATCTCTGTTATTTGAACCGTATTCAATTGTTGGATCTTTCAAGGAATAATTTGTCAAGAGGAATTCCATCATGCTTAAAGAATTTCACTGCAATGTCTGAACAGAGCATCAACTCAAGTGACACTCTGTCTCGTATATATTGGCATAATAAGACTTACCATGATATTTATGGTCTTCACTTATTCGGAGGTTATACGCTTGACATAACATGGATGTGGAAAGGTGTGGAACAGGGGTTCAAGAATCCAGAGTTACAGCTCAAAAGCATTGATCTTTCCAGTAACAATTTAACCGGTGAAATACCAAAGGAGGTCGGATATTTGCTTGGGTTAGTTTCTTTGAATCTATCAAGAAACAATTTGAGTGGAGAAATTCCTTCTCGGATTGGGAATTTAAGGTCACTAGAATCACTTGACTTGTCAAGAAATCACATCTCTGGGAGAattccttcttctctttctgAAATTGATGATTTGGGAAAATTAGACTTGTCACACAACTCTCTTTCTGGAAGAATCCCATCAGGAAGACATTTTGAAACCTTTGAAGCCTCCTTTTTTGAAGGAAACACTGATCTTTGTGGCCAACAACTTAACAAAACTTGTCCTGGGGATGGAGAACAGACAACAGCAGAGCATCAAGAACCACCAGTCAAAGGTGATGATTCAGTTTTCTATGAGGGATTATACATCAGCTTGGGGATTGGATACTTCACTGGATTTTGGGGCTTATTAGGGCCATTGCTACTGTGGCGTCCTTGGAGAATTGCTTACATCAGGTTTCTGAACAGATTAACAGACTATGTATATGTATGCTTATTGTGAATGTGGGAATTGTTGCTGATCGCTCCAAGgcaaaaaggtatgttctagaTTTATTTGTCAATTTCATGGTTTATGTTCTGACTTTgtcttattttacatatatcaaGGAATTGCTTCACTGATCAAAAAGAGCAATATGGATTTCACTTAGAGGAGgccaagaataataataataatttaatctaattattatttaacttgtaattttttttaaattttttacaaagaaaaaatatacaactatattaagcataaaaacattcctatctaattaattttatcatttatatgaaaataaataaataatttttttattcctaaataCTAGAAACATAAACtctttcaaatatattaattagacatttatagaagaaacaaatagatgcattttttaaaatgattttccaTAATTATAAATGTACACTTACacattacaaatattttattattatctttaatttctttttatctcacTTTTTACTATCACATTATATTACCTATTATACATacacttctctttcttttttctttttgtctccCTAAGTGTCAACTAAGATGAcatgtattatttttcaatattttttttcataaattttaagggGACCGTAATTCTTTTAACATGGTATTTTAAATACACTTTGTGAAAAACTTGGGGGCCATGGTCCCTGCATGtatacttccattttcaattttatatgaaaaaatataattctgttTATATCTTGTAATTAATCCAGCACAttaattgttgtaaaaaaaaatgctgatTGTTGCAGATGTGCTGCAGGCTTCTGATCAGAGAAGAAACCATTGTTGGCAGCTACAAATGCGagataatttctttaatatagGAGTTTACAATGTTTTGTATTTAAGTAATGAACTGCAAAATCTTGTTTCCAGAAACTTAGTATGCTATTGTTGTAtttattgtataatatatttgtaatgctgtttgtttttcattattGTGCTTAGATCTGTGATATCTAAAATTTCACCACTTCATATTCATCTTCAACAATGCTTTCTACTATATTCTCCTAGTGCAGCTATACTTAACTGTGAATCAAATTTGTGCATGAGAAGAAGAATGCAAGATACCCTATTTGTTCCTAGTTACTACCAGTGTATTTGCATCCTTGTGTTAGACCCCTTCTGTACGTGCACTTTTGCTTTGCCAAAAGTAGCAAGTAGAGCATTAAAAATTGCATCAAGCTAGTGTTAGGTTGCTGGACTTAtcaaattttatctatttatctcAATTATCACGAAAATAGAAAAGAGTATATCTGTAAATGAAATTCACACAATGAATGCTAATTTGAAATTCTCTCTCTTCCGTTGCACCAATATGAGAGTGCCAATTAGATCCCATCATCTAGTCATTTGACAGAGTAAGTATTTCACCAAGACCAAGACTCTATGTGGGCCCCAACTAATAGTTAGCTTCCTTTGTCGATAAAACTGAAGACGTTTGAACCAAAAGATTTTtcgaaaaaatcaatattaataaaCTCAACTTGTTTTTAATTATGCTACTATTTTTGtaacattcatttttataaaattgatgttaaaataacaacattaaatgtatattttctaGTGTTATATAAAGGGTTCGACAAGCTAGATTGAGAGAAATTCAGAATCTGCTACGCTCATTCTCCTCATGCTATTTCATTGATCAAGGGTCCTATCATCTTGGCTCATCGATATACTTCTCTCATTCAAAATATTCAGAATATGTCTTtacctaaaaatattaattaatatgtgaCACTTACACCCAACTAAGAATAGTAAATTTGTGGAAGTGCTTTCcacacttgaaaaataaaattattagaaatatttataaagacaatataatgaattaatggttgtttgttagtccttgataaaattgagtggaGCTTGAAGACCAATAAGTATATTACATGAAATTAGTTAAAAGAATCTCtcaataaataatatagttgagattttgatttttatttgagtCTAATAGTAATAGAATACGACTATTGTAAATGTTATTGttatataataatgatatatataataataattagacaAATTATAGTGTTTATTATATTCATACTGATTGTATGAGTATGAAATAgtgatatttttgtattataatataaagattatgttttaaataaatagcgtataaactataatttttaaaaaaatttcacatgtattgaaataaattagtactttaaaataatgataaaaaaagatgataTTGTGGTCTTCATTGTTTTCTAACTCTTTTAATGGGTTAGAAAATTAAACACACAATTACatccaaatttaaaagtaatacgACTGTATAGACTTTGAAATTATTAGTCTGTGTGGAAATTTTATATCAAGACAAATTAATTAAGCTTGCATTTTCTACGCTTTAACCAAATGACAAATGATATTTATTCATCTTAGTTCTTAGTAGACTTTTCACAGTATGATGTCAACCCTAGAAAGACTTGGAAATATTCTAACGTGCAaggacttttttatttattggggACCAAAGATTGTGCAAAAACATTAGTGTAAAGATAAATTAGTATTGCATTTCTCCTATTTTGACAAAATAACACATCATATTTTTGGTGGgtttaaataattgttttttccctataaaattaagaatttttttgcactttaatatataaatattttttatacatattttagtgcttgtaattttaatatttgaatttattgttTGCTATCAACTATCAATAGGTTACTGATTATGTAAGAGTGATGTTGGTAGTTCATTGGCCTGTCGACAATATCAATAGTTTGACATGCtattatatgtaaattttttggtaaattgaattattatattttcatatatttaaaataattgatgatGTTAGATCAActtatgagaaattaaaaaaaaaatataatttactaaaaataattacatattatttaCTGTTAAAATCTTTATAAGTTAATTAACGGTTAATGTAATTTCATGTTATGTcgtcaattaatatttttacttgacagattaaatgttttttttaagtttgactaggactaaaataaaaaactttgaaaAACTAAAGCAGAAAACACActaatttatagtagccaaaaTGATGTTTAAGCCTTGTTTGTGTTAATTTTACATAGACTTTTTCTAAGCATGGTGCTCGTTAAAGTGACAAACTCAAATACCTTTTATGGGCACCTCATTTAATGACATTACAAAAATTCccttgataatgtaaaaatagaatcatatttatattttttatttattaaatttttagcatcattttttttcaaattatctgatgaaattttagttatttcaaCATGCTGCTACAATATGAAGTATATCTTCATGAACCTGTAATTAATATacgaaattattttattacacattttatataattatttatttttttttattttaaattctattttttttcttgaagaatGGTAAGATTTtgtaagagtaattttttaaaagtcatgtcttaattaaagacaaaaaatcaaatcacaacatataagaaaatatttattagacgTGATTGATTAATATGGCAGTAtcaaatgaaacaagaatagTTTCCctctcatatttttcttttaaaaaaattatatatacaggttaattaattttttatataaaatatagttatgaaatttattaattaacataattttgtaTGTTTAAGCTTGTTATTATTTTACTCCTCCACTACTTATTTTCTGGATATGTTCATGTTAATTAATgcctattaaatattttaatccccAACATATGAACACGGAAGATTCCAGCCAAAAGATATAATTGAACACAGAGAataccacttttttttttggtctagaAGAATACCACCTGTTTAAGAGAACATGCATTTACAAGTTATTGgtggttttttcttcttcttatgatAGCATAGAAGAATATTATTGTGAAAATTCTGAAGATAATTTGTCTTATCACATGAAAGTTTGAGGACACAATTTCTGCCCAAAACATAAGCTCCCATCACTATCTACTTCATCAACAGACTACATATATGTGATATGATTCTAAAAACAAAACACTTATAAACAGCCAGTTCAGTTAAATCCAAGCAATACTTTTCCAAGTCTGCCAACCCTTAAAATATGGGTTAGAAAATTAAGCTCGCCCGCCAATCAcatcaaaaaggaaaattaaaacacgtccacaaaaatatttaaatcaaaagaAACTCACGCTGATACATTAGTTTGTGGAAAAATTCTGTCTTCACTTTTTCCATACTAGGGTCCGTTGACTGATTCATCAGCTAATCGCTATCAAGTTTCAAATATATCAACCAAATATTGAGATAAAtgccacaaaataaaaaataaaaaagaaccccGTGCATTTACATTATCTGAAATTCTTTGAATGGTATCTGGTCCAAGAGAAAATCCCAAaagcaaatttattttaagggatataaaaatacaataaaaagaatattttgacACCAGGAAATATGTAAAATGAACAAATAAGgagagaaatatttttcttcacaATATAGCATGCTAGACAGAATTATCAATTGTTAATGACACAGAGAGGTGTAAGTTAAGAAAAAACTCTCAGGTCAATTGTCTTTCCTCTCAATATTTTATCCCGAGTAACTATATAAGTGatttttatatcatattttaacctaaaaaatcataagactcatgtttatgatttttttctcacTTATTAGATGATACTCAACTTTTTCATTTCTATCTGATGTGAGACTTCTCTTCATACTTATACTTCAATAATCTTTCTCTCATGTTTGTGTTTCTCCCACACGTTAACCTTTTCCTCGAGCGGAAGTCATTTTCAATTCAAGAATATTCAATGGTGACTCTTAAAGCTTAATCGTTACTGCCCCCGGCTTGTCTAGCCATTGCCACATGTTCTAGTATCTTGTACTATTGCAACACCTGCAACTCTGCTCCCTGACATTCATGCATGAATTCACCTGTCAGAAAGACTTTTGATGCAAAGAACTCTATATCCATGAATCCATCAACGCCATCTTACTAGCTAGTCACCAAGTCAAACCATTGATTCTTGAtatcaaattttttgaaaaatccaaGAGAGTAAATACTAGAGAAATTTTCCACAATAGGTCACCAAACAAATTACATAAGTAAACTTGATATCATATCTTAGAGTTCCAACacttatttttgaataaaaaaaactgtagGTGGATTCTAGAATAATTTTAATAGCATAAGAGATAGGCAAAACCAAAACATAGTTTTAGTTCACAAACTAAACAGGATCTAGACTTGTATGTGAGCCCCTTTTTTATGCTCATTCAACCCTGCTCTTAGACATTAACttatttataagtaaaaatCAGAATGCAGGGGAGAGTGAATATGATACGGCTTAGCAGTAGGAAGAGGACTTCTAAGAACACCTGAGAAGTGTAATGTAGAACAAGAATACAGTTTCGTGggaatcaattttcaatttcccaTGAATTTAGATAGCGAactagtaattattataatttcgaAAACAAAATTGGTCAGAAGATCAACAT from Glycine soja cultivar W05 chromosome 16, ASM419377v2, whole genome shotgun sequence harbors:
- the LOC114390858 gene encoding receptor-like protein EIX2 produces the protein MSCYSLKLFYALLLLLLHAAVSILGFNSLPNSAEIKCIQTERQALLNFKHGLIDGYGILSTWSDDDSNRDCCKWKGIQCNNQTGHVEMLHLRGQDTQYLRGAINISSLIALENIEHLDLSSNSFPWSHIPEHMGSFTNLRYLNLSDCYFIGIIPYDIGKLTHLLSLDLGKNLYLYGQIPYQLGNLTHLQYLDLSDNDLDGELPYQLGNLSQLRYLDLAGGNSFSGALPILIGNLPLLHTLGLGGKFDVKSKDAEWLTNLSSLTKLRLSSLHNLSSSHHWLQMISKLIPNLRELRLVGCSLSDTNIQSLFYSPSNFSTALTILDLSSNKLTSSTFQLLSNFPSLVILDLSYNNMTSSVFQGGFNFSSKLQNLDLQNCSLTDGSFLMSSSFIMRSSSSLVSLDLSSNLLKSSTIFYWLFNSTTNLHNLVLDYNMLEGTIPDGFGKVMNSLEVLDLYGNKLQGEIPSFFGKMCALQGLRLSNNKLNGEFSSFFRNSSWCNRDIFTRLDLSYNRLTGMLPKSIGLLSELELLFLDGNSLEGDVTESHLSNFSKLKFLSLSENSLSLKLVPSWVPPFQLEKLELSSCKLGPTFPSWLKTQSSLFWLDISDNGINDSVPDWFWNNLQNMMLLNMSHNYIISAIPNISLKLPFRPFIHLKSNQFEGKIPSFLLQASHLILSENNFSDLFSFLCDQSTASNLATLDLSRNQIKGQLPDCWKSVKQLLFLDLSSNKLSGKIPMSMGALVNMEALVLRNNGLMGELPSSLKNCSTLFMLDLSENMLSGPIPSWIGESMQQLIILNMRGNHFSGNLPIHLCYLNRIQLLDLSRNNLSRGIPSCLKNFTAMSEQSINSSDTLSRIYWHNKTYHDIYGLHLFGGYTLDITWMWKGVEQGFKNPELQLKSIDLSSNNLTGEIPKEVGYLLGLVSLNLSRNNLSGEIPSRIGNLRSLESLDLSRNHISGRIPSSLSEIDDLGKLDLSHNSLSGRIPSGRHFETFEASFFEGNTDLCGQQLNKTCPGDGEQTTAEHQEPPVKGDDSVFYEGLYISLGIGYFTGFWGLLGPLLLWRPWRIAYIRFLNRLTDYVYVCLL